From Hydractinia symbiolongicarpus strain clone_291-10 chromosome 12, HSymV2.1, whole genome shotgun sequence, one genomic window encodes:
- the LOC130622361 gene encoding uncharacterized protein LOC130622361: MLLFQVHILIILQFFETLSQHVDKHHYKSFYVDRFEPKNAGLNRRGSPWPYYEWQKKQHENDKRIHTEVLRENKVHQDENKKQYDESLHESQETRRMQDETKRESSVKQAEKGEPGKQRSSFEKKAKRKGYKEMVLTDKESNNFLTSRKKKHYF, encoded by the exons ATGTTGCTGTTTCAAGTACACATTCTTATAATTCTGCAGTTCTTCGAAACTTTATCACAACACGTTGATAAACATCACTACAAATCATTTTATGTAGATCGTTTTGAACCAAAAAATGCAGGTTTGAATCGCAGAGGAAGTCCGTGGCCTTACTATGAGTGGCAAAAAAAGCAACACGAAAACGATAAACGAATTCACACAGAAGTTTTGAGAGAAAACAAAGTACATCAAGACGAAAACAAGAAACAGTACGATGAAAGTTTGCATGAGAGTCAAGAAACACGTCGCATGCAAGATGAAACTAAACGAGAATCTTCTGTCAAGCAGGCTGAGAAAGGCGAACCCGGGAAACAAAGGAGTAGCTTTGAAAAGAAAGCTAAACGTAAAG GTTATAAAGAAATGGTTTTAACCGATAAAGAATCAAACAATTTCCTCACAtctagaaaaaagaaacattacTTTTAA
- the LOC130621841 gene encoding uncharacterized protein LOC130621841 has protein sequence MHLAVLCYFLLPTFVYTENEHLRSYLEQKAHYLGHFGEMLKRKSEQYYSKREEYANWLVNYREMERENQHHHLESQDEQQELSHEHAEVERETRHEHRHHGGGLLKRSLIKGKYFYISRLYLEVNLNLTILHLQTHSASKHLLTFRKARFHLSAFSAKAQKAHELFIAHMHFDKTRVKISIRYTISD, from the exons ATGCATCTTGCTGTGTTATGTTATTTTTTGCTGCCAACGTTCGTGTATACGGAAAATGAACACTTGAGAAGCTATCTAGAACAAAAAGCGCACTATCTTGGACACTTTGGTGAAATGTTGAAACGCAAAAGCGAACAGTATTACTCAAAACGggag GAATATGCAAATTGGTTGGTGAATTACAGAGAGATGGAACGTGAAAATCAACATCATCATCTCGAATCACAAGATGAACAACAAGAATTATCACATGAGCACGCTGAGGTGGAGCGCGAAACTCGTCATGAACATCGCCACCATGGAGGAGGGTTATTGAAACGAAGTCTCATCAAGGGCAAGTACTTTTATATATCTCGTTTATATCTCGAAGTTAACCTCAACTTAACAATACTACATCTGCAGACCCATAGCGCAAGTAAACATCTTTTAACCTTTCGTAAGGCTCGTTTCCATTTGTCTGCATTCTCAGCTAAAGCGCAAAAAGCACACGAGCTGTTTATAGCGCATATGCACTTTGACAAAACTAGAGTTAAAATCAGCATTCGTTATACCATTTCAGACTAG
- the LOC130621840 gene encoding uncharacterized protein LOC130621840 — MSKFFFLSIMTLSAKSITIIFVNFFIARKYHLFNVKYGEALRSSTRNILVKNSVLINTDMEKKLKLFLQLGFASTLVFCASALIGLTLALDSWRSATIVENKISTHYTQGIFKECIRNSTHKNVCHDWRVSKYAKEFYQFEELLLSLIVSSSACGGLSLLLSLAATTSRLPKLVLQVTVLELVSALLGIACLIIYTSQFIKEPWSPGLSYFCLWIGTIFMLIGLVTHTCVGDVKFYGRKFFIPPQPRYRYHKGSNTVVEL, encoded by the exons atgtcaaaatttttttttttgtcaattatGACATTGTCAGCTAAATCGATCacaattatttttgttaatttttttattgcacgTAAATACCATCTGTTCAATGTGAAGTATGGAGAAGCTTTGAGATCAAGCACTCGGAATATCTTAGTGAAAAATTCAGTTCTGATTAATACAG ATATGGAGAAGAAACTGAAGCTGTTCCTGCAATTGGGTTTTGCATCCACGCTAGTGTTTTGTGCGTCGGCTTTAATCGGGTTAACTTTGGCGTTAGATTCATGGAGAAGTGCAACTATTGTCGAGAATAAAATATCAACTCACTATACGCAAGGAATATTTAAAGAATGCATTAGAAACAGTACACACAAAAATGTTTGCCACGACTGGAGAGTGTCCAAATATGCAAAAGAATTTTACC AATTCGAAGAACTCTTACTTTCGTTGATAGTTTCATCAAGTGCGTGCGGTGGTCTCAGCTTATTGCTTTCATTAGCCGCTACCACCTCACGTCTACCTAAACTTGTACTTCAGGTGACTGTATTAGAACTCGTTTCAG CGTTGCTTGGTATCGCGTGTCTAATCATTTACACATCTCAATTCATTAAAGAACCTTGGTCACCAGGCCTCTCATATTTTTGTTTGTGGATTGGAACCATTTTTATGTTAATTGGACTAGTTACGCACACATGTGTAGGAGACGTGAAGTTTTAcggaagaaaattttttattccACCACAACCACGGTACCGATATCATAAAGGGTCCAACACTGTGGTCGAGTTATAG
- the LOC130621839 gene encoding glycine--tRNA ligase-like, whose amino-acid sequence MTNLEEEVKKQRALVKEQGDLVKKLKNEKALTTDIDLAVKELKARKRVLEQKELLLDPPDNFDRGKCEDLLKRRFFYTPAFEIYGGVAGLYDFGPMGCAMENNLIGIWRSHFVLEEQMLEVRCTQLTPHQVLKASGHVDRFTDVMVRDVRTGDCYRADHLLEGHLEKLMTGKKTSQEKKEEYKKVMSQIDNYKKDELWQLIQKYECKAPGTNNDLCDPQDFNLMFATSIGPSGLIPGFLRPETAQGIFLNFKRLLDYNNGRLPFGGAQIGCGFRNEIAPRAGLLRVREFLMAEIEYFVDPDKKVINKFAAVAATKCKLLSRERQMSGEPAVDCTLQEALDQGTIDNTAVGYFLGRIHTFMLKIGVDPAKMRFRQHMANEMAHYACDCWDCELKTSYGWIECVGLADRACFDLQQHTDASGEKLVAMVDLPEPVSTDVVEVVLEKSAVGKALKGAAKSVTEYVSKMNTEEIQKLEESLKEKGSYSIQVNGSDHELLKGMVKEIRRYKKDVHVREVAPHVIEPSFGIGRIMYAVLEHNFRVRENDEQRTWLSLPSLLAPVKCSVLPLSKNEAFEPFIKQISTALTELDISHKVDDSSGSIGRRYARTDEIAIPYGVTIDFDTVNKNPHTVTLRERNTTRQIRTAIDSIPELVRDLVKGKTSWDDVEKTYGLFEGQETASK is encoded by the exons cttTAACAACAGACATTGATTTGGCTGTTAAAGAACTGAAAGCGAGAAAGCGTGTACTAGAACAGAAG GAACTCCTGCTTGATCCACCTGACAATTTCGATCGTGGAAAATGTgaagatttattaaaaagacgTTTTTTTTATACTCCAGCATTTGAGATATATGGAG GAGTTGCTGGATTGTATGATTTTGGACCAATGGGATGTGCAATGGAGAACAACTTGATAGGTATCTGGCGGTCACATTTTGTACTTGAAGAGCAAATGTTAGAGGTGCGATGCACTCAACTGACCCCACATCAAGTTTTAAA agcTTCTGGACACGTTGATAGGTTTACTGATGTTATGGTGAGAGATGTCAGAACTGGTGATTGTTATAGAGCAGACCATCTACTAGAAG GACATCTTGAGAAACTAATGACTGGTAAAAAAACTAGCCAGGAGAAGAAGGAGGAGTATAAGAAAGTAATGAGTCAG attgACAATTACAAAAAAGATGAACTGTGGCAACTCATTCAGAAATACGAGTGCAAAGCGCCTGGCACCAACAACGATTTATGTGACCCACAAGATTTCAATCTAATGTTTGCCACTTCTATTGGACCCAGCGGATTAATCCCTGGTTTTTTAAGGCCTGAAACTGCACAgggcatatttttaaattttaaacggtTATTAGATTACAATAATGGTAGACTACCATTTGGTGGAGCTCAAATTGGGTGTGGCTTTCGTAATGAAATTGCTCCTCGTGCTGGCTTGTTGCGAGTCAG AGAATTTCTTATGGCAGAAATAGAATACTTTGTCGATCCTGACAAGAAGGTGATTAACAAGTTCGCAGCTGTAGCAGCAACTAAATGCAAGCTGCTATCAAGAGAAAGACAAATGTCTGGTGAACCGGCTGTTGATTGTACTTTACAAGAAGCGCTAGATCAG GGTACCATTGACAACACTGCCGTGGGTTATTTCTTGGGACGCATTCACACGTTCATGCTAAAAATTGGTGTCGATCCAGCTAAAATGAGATTTCGCCAGCATATGGCAAACGAAATGGCACATTATGCTTGTGATTGTTGGGACTGTGAACTAAAAACGTCATAC GGATGGATCGAATGTGTTGGTTTGGCTGATCGTGCTTGCTTTGATCTCCAGCAGCACACTGATGCGAGTGGTGAAAAGTTGGTTGCCATGGTTGATCTACCAGAGCCAGTATCAACTGACGTTGTGGAAGTAGTGCTAGAAAAGTCAGCAGTTGGCAAGGCCTTGAAAGGAGCAGCCAAGTCTGTTACTGAGTATGTTTCAAAGATGAATACTGAGGAAATCCAAAAATTGGAAGAATCTTTGAAAGAAAAAgg ATCTTACTCAATACAAGTCAATGGCAGCGATCACGAACTGTTAAAAGGAATGGTAAAAGAAATCCGAAGATATAAGAAAGATGTGCACG TGCGAGAAGTTGCTCCACATGTAATCGAGCCTTCGTTTGGCATCGGAAGAATCATGTATGCTGTGCTCGAACATAACTTTCGCGTGAGAGAAAATGATGAGCAGAGGACG TGGCTTTCACTTCCATCACTACTGGCACCAGTCAAGTGTTCTGTGCTGCCACTCAGTAAGAATGAAGCGTTTGAACCATTCATCAAACAGATTT CTACAGCCTTAACCGAGTTGGATATTTCCCATAAAGTCGATGATTCCAGCGGCTCTATCGGTCGGCGTTACGCTCGCACTGACGAGATCGCTATACCGTACGGTGTCACCATTGATTTTGATACTGTCAACAAAAATCCACACACAGTGACGCTCCGTGAGCGCAACACAACGAGACAAATAAGAACTGCG ATCGATAGCATTCCAGAGCTTGTTCGAGATTTAGTTAAAGGTAAAACAAGTTGGGACGATGTAGAGAAGACGTATGGTTTGTTCGAAGGTCAAGAAACAGCGTCCAAATAA